The Lepeophtheirus salmonis chromosome 13, UVic_Lsal_1.4, whole genome shotgun sequence genome segment TCAAAAAGAATTTGAACAAACTACTTAATGAATGATCGTGTTTATCCATCTCGAAAAAGAACGttactgaaaaaataatgtcatgctaaaaaaaaactcaaccgTTATGCACTTATATGGAATCTCGACGAGatcaaagtttgttccaatCCTAGTGAACGGCCCTTTATGTACGATATCAACATGAACTCGGTCTTGCACAAATGTCtgaaaaatttcatctttttaaaaaactcCATTATATTGTTTGCGTGTCTTagttttgataaacaaaatataattaatgaagaatcaaaatactcattaattaaatataactaacttCAATCcctatataaattgtaaatttttcaatgtattaattataatttcaattaataaaataaacaaaccaaaCTGGTTTTCTgaatttgagtaattaaattGAGAGTcctttagttttattaaaacttCAAACAAACGCTGTATACAGGCCTGTGGCTACAAAGGGTATTTCTTCATACATGTACTTATTGGTCTAATTGAGTAAAAAGTTAACGATAttcctataaaaaagaaaaaaaaaaattaatcaaatctttttacaattttattttcttttaatgatCATTcgtttgatttttatcatttctatataattttaatttctaaattaaataaataaaatagctatagctattattttatttatggactTATAGGTCTTAATACACCTGAacacttatttaatttacatataagtgtataaaataaagaaaatagtttGATTGGGATATCAGTAGTTCAAATTCCCTAACAGCATGAGGTCAACAATTGCTTCACTTTTTATCTGTAGTACATTTTGCGTTGCTCAAAGATTTATCACAGGTAATATAACAAAgcaactttatttaaaataacgccttgcacattttttttacagaaagtaGTTGTGAAGATAGGAATTCAACAGAATgccaaatttttgtaaaagaatatcCATTATATTGCTTTAAACCATCCAATCACCATCCATGTGCAGAATCCTGTGGAGTTTGTAAAGgtatacaacatttttcaacaaaactcattaattcagtatttattttcatagccAAATGTAAAGACTATCATTCTGCTTGTATGAGAGATGCTAAGATAATTTGTTTTGATGGGAGAGATTATCATTGTCCAAAAATGTGTGGTAATTGCAAtggtaaatacataaaatacataatttggaataaaatataataattttcaattttagtgTGTGAGGATCTAGTCCATTCTTCTCTTTGTCGAAAAAGCCAGGATCGTTGTAAAGAAGATCCTAATATTAGATATTCCTGCAGAAAAACATGTAAAATCTgcagtaagaaaaaataattataaacctATGTATGATTGactattgtaatattatttttcaggtGATGATCAACTTTGTAATGATGCAATGCCAGACGTTGCATATAGTTGTTCTTTGTTTGAACAAAAAGGATATTGTATTCATCCAATGTATTcagaaacaatgaaaaaaatgtgtCGTAAAACGTGCTGGTTAAAGTTACAACAATAACTTCTTTTATTCATATACCCTGGTTGTTATGCTATCCTTTgttgtgaaaattgtctaaatcgtTCTGAGtgtaaataaaacagaaaagtaTAATTTAGCAGTTATATATGGCAGAAATATTTGCTGATTAGTGTTGAATCGGTCTTTGGACTGATTTCTAATcaatctcccccccccccttgcaGTTTTCTTATCGGTCCGGTCCCTTTTACCATTCAATCACCCTAAGGACTGGTTAGTTGATCCTTCATTCTTACGTTCCTagctatcttttattttcttcacttctacCAAGAATTGAAGATTATAAATaccaagattaataaaaatacaaggttataccatagcaCTTttccaactgatgtttgacatcTACTACGGGTTtaaaaagtgacgtcatagagaaggGAAGAACATACTCgtataa includes the following:
- the LOC121128311 gene encoding uncharacterized protein, which encodes MRSTIASLFICSTFCVAQRFITESSCEDRNSTECQIFVKEYPLYCFKPSNHHPCAESCGVCKAKCKDYHSACMRDAKIICFDGRDYHCPKMCGNCNVCEDLVHSSLCRKSQDRCKEDPNIRYSCRKTCKICSDDQLCNDAMPDVAYSCSLFEQKGYCIHPMYSETMKKMCRKTCWLKLQQ